Proteins encoded together in one Terriglobus saanensis SP1PR4 window:
- a CDS encoding alpha-L-fucosidase, translating into MKKWYLAGMLSLVFSLAVSAQSADQNKPERLEWFRDQGLGMFVHWSIDSQLGVIISHSLAGASDDYVDRFYHELPKTFDPTHFDPDAMARLAKVAGVRYMVFTTKHHNGFCMWDTKSTDFNIMKTPYGKDITKELFTSFRKQGIATGVYFSPDDFLWLHENGKQIQRLVPEVQPGVNPGLLARDQKQMTELMTRYGTVSMAFFDGEAKGLRDIVWKEQPDAVVTRGAIETPEQNVPGAPLKGAWEANMTMGTSWGYQPTSDVYKSDHDLLEILIHTRSRGGNLLLNVSPKPDGSLPVEQEDRLRTLGLWMFINGEAIYGTRPWVVTNEGDYWFTRSKDNKALYVIVDTPETWRRGRVRDFVLKTVRATTTTKASFLGQNDQVVEYAPKAHPQTTFEQQTDGLHVHAVRAQRLQDSDVWPYPSVIKLTDVEEAFVPPVVHTLPAVAGADGSFTLSGSWSGDASTPGAKVAFQYRIITGEDTKSRLHGWQGISSQPAEKPGTYRTMLPKLESGEVYEYRMVLQHPLLTLYGEEVTLPSR; encoded by the coding sequence ATGAAGAAGTGGTATCTGGCTGGTATGTTGTCGTTGGTTTTTTCCCTTGCAGTCTCCGCCCAGAGTGCAGATCAGAATAAACCCGAACGATTGGAATGGTTTCGCGACCAGGGGCTGGGGATGTTCGTTCACTGGAGCATCGACAGCCAGTTAGGCGTGATCATTAGCCACTCGTTGGCGGGCGCTTCGGATGATTATGTAGATCGCTTTTACCATGAACTACCGAAGACCTTCGATCCGACGCACTTCGATCCCGACGCGATGGCACGTCTGGCGAAGGTAGCTGGCGTCCGCTACATGGTCTTCACGACCAAGCACCACAACGGCTTTTGCATGTGGGATACGAAGTCCACGGACTTTAACATCATGAAGACGCCCTACGGAAAAGACATCACCAAGGAGCTGTTTACTTCGTTCCGGAAACAGGGAATCGCAACCGGCGTTTATTTTTCTCCCGATGATTTTCTGTGGCTGCATGAGAATGGCAAACAGATCCAAAGGCTTGTGCCAGAAGTGCAGCCGGGCGTGAATCCCGGTCTACTGGCGCGCGATCAGAAGCAGATGACCGAGCTCATGACCAGGTATGGGACCGTGTCGATGGCGTTCTTCGACGGTGAAGCGAAGGGGCTGCGCGACATCGTATGGAAAGAGCAGCCCGATGCCGTGGTGACGCGCGGGGCCATCGAAACGCCGGAACAGAACGTACCCGGCGCTCCTCTGAAGGGCGCGTGGGAAGCCAACATGACGATGGGGACCTCCTGGGGATATCAGCCGACCAGCGATGTGTACAAGAGCGACCACGATCTTTTGGAGATCCTGATTCACACACGTTCGCGCGGAGGCAATCTCCTGTTGAATGTCAGCCCAAAGCCGGATGGCTCCTTGCCTGTGGAGCAGGAAGACCGTCTGCGAACACTCGGCCTCTGGATGTTCATTAATGGCGAGGCGATTTATGGGACACGTCCGTGGGTGGTGACGAACGAGGGCGATTATTGGTTCACGCGGAGCAAGGACAACAAGGCGCTCTATGTGATCGTCGACACCCCGGAGACTTGGCGACGTGGACGCGTGCGTGACTTTGTTTTGAAGACGGTGCGCGCTACTACGACTACCAAAGCAAGCTTCCTGGGGCAGAACGACCAAGTGGTAGAGTACGCGCCGAAGGCGCATCCGCAGACGACGTTTGAGCAGCAGACGGATGGCCTGCATGTGCATGCAGTGCGTGCTCAGCGGCTGCAGGACAGCGACGTTTGGCCGTACCCTTCGGTGATTAAATTGACGGATGTGGAGGAGGCATTCGTGCCTCCGGTGGTGCATACGCTGCCCGCAGTCGCAGGTGCCGATGGATCGTTCACTTTGAGCGGGAGTTGGTCTGGTGATGCTTCTACACCAGGAGCGAAGGTGGCATTTCAATACCGCATCATCACGGGTGAAGACACAAAGTCCCGCCTGCATGGATGGCAGGGTATCTCTTCTCAACCTGCGGAAAAGCCTGGGACGTACAGAACGATGCTGCCCAAGTTGGAATCGGGCGAGGTCTATGAGTACCGCATGGTCTTGCAGCATCCCTTATTGACACTCTACGGAGAAGAAGTCACACTTCCGTCACGATGA
- the uvrB gene encoding excinuclease ABC subunit UvrB yields MDFQLATDYTPQGDQPRAIKELTAGLSEGEKHQVLLGVTGSGKTFTMAKVIQQVNRPALVLAHNKTLAAQLYHEFKQFFPNNAVEYFVSYYDYYQPEAYIPSGDLYIEKESTINEELDKLRLSATRSLFERRDCIIVSSVSCIYGLGSPEAYYGMLLLLEKGQKIKREDITRRLVEILYERNDNDFRRGTFRVRGDVIEIYPTYDENAFRIELFGDEIDNLSQIDPLFGTVKQKYARLPIYPKSHYVVQPERKASATESILHELSEWEAQLEKEGRMMEANRIHQRTRFDLEMIKSVGYCHGIENYSRHMSGRLPGEPPPTLLDYFPRDFLIFIDESHVTVPQLHGMWHGDRSRKGNLVDYGFRLPSAMDNRPLKFDEFENRTGQIIYVSATPGPYELTKAAGVVVEQIIRPTGLIDPPIEIRPIKGQIDDLLAEIRERSTKNERVLVTTLTKRMAEDLAGYYTEVGVKCRYMHSEIETLERVKLLRDLRKGEYDVLIGINLLREGLDLPEVSLVAILDADKEGFLRSQGSLIQTIGRAARHLEGRAILYADKMTDSMRRAIDETDRRRATQVAYNEEHGITPKSVIRPIGDALAGIIDADYADITMESDGLPEFATQQELDKYISGLESDMREAAKKFEFEKAAKLRDTVKELRTKEFLFA; encoded by the coding sequence ATGGACTTCCAGCTCGCCACCGATTACACCCCCCAGGGCGACCAGCCCCGCGCCATCAAGGAACTCACCGCCGGCCTAAGCGAGGGAGAAAAGCACCAGGTGCTTCTCGGCGTCACCGGCTCTGGTAAGACCTTCACCATGGCCAAAGTGATCCAGCAAGTTAACCGCCCCGCGCTCGTTCTGGCACACAACAAGACCCTCGCCGCGCAGCTGTATCACGAGTTCAAGCAGTTCTTTCCCAACAATGCGGTGGAGTACTTCGTCTCCTACTACGACTACTACCAGCCCGAGGCATACATTCCTTCCGGCGATCTCTACATCGAAAAAGAATCGACCATCAACGAAGAGCTGGATAAGCTGCGCCTCTCGGCTACGCGCTCGCTTTTCGAACGCCGCGACTGCATCATCGTCTCCTCCGTCTCCTGCATCTACGGTCTCGGCTCGCCAGAGGCCTATTACGGCATGCTTCTGCTGCTCGAAAAAGGCCAGAAGATCAAGCGCGAAGACATCACACGGCGCTTAGTCGAAATTCTGTACGAGCGCAACGACAATGACTTCCGCCGCGGCACCTTCCGTGTCCGTGGAGACGTCATCGAGATCTACCCAACTTACGATGAGAATGCCTTCCGCATCGAACTTTTCGGCGACGAGATCGACAACCTCTCGCAGATCGATCCGCTCTTCGGGACCGTGAAACAGAAGTACGCGCGCCTTCCCATCTACCCCAAGAGCCATTATGTGGTGCAGCCTGAGCGCAAAGCCTCCGCCACGGAGTCGATCCTGCACGAACTCTCCGAGTGGGAGGCGCAGCTGGAAAAAGAAGGCCGCATGATGGAAGCCAACCGCATCCATCAGCGCACGCGCTTCGATCTGGAGATGATCAAGTCTGTCGGCTACTGCCACGGCATCGAAAACTACTCGCGCCACATGTCGGGCCGTCTACCCGGCGAGCCGCCACCGACGCTGCTCGATTACTTCCCTCGCGACTTCCTTATCTTCATCGACGAGTCCCACGTCACAGTTCCCCAGCTTCACGGCATGTGGCACGGAGATCGCTCCCGCAAGGGCAACCTCGTGGACTACGGCTTCCGACTGCCCTCTGCGATGGACAACCGCCCCCTCAAGTTCGACGAGTTTGAAAACCGCACCGGGCAAATTATCTACGTCTCCGCCACGCCAGGCCCCTACGAACTGACCAAGGCTGCGGGCGTCGTGGTGGAGCAGATCATCCGTCCCACTGGCCTGATCGATCCGCCAATCGAGATTCGACCCATCAAGGGCCAGATCGACGATCTTCTCGCCGAAATCCGCGAGCGCTCCACGAAGAACGAACGCGTCCTCGTCACCACGCTCACCAAGCGCATGGCCGAAGATCTCGCGGGTTACTACACCGAAGTGGGTGTAAAGTGCCGCTATATGCACTCCGAAATTGAGACCCTGGAGCGCGTCAAGCTTCTTCGCGATCTTCGCAAGGGCGAGTACGACGTCCTCATCGGCATCAACCTGCTGCGCGAAGGCCTCGATCTTCCGGAAGTCTCCCTCGTCGCAATTCTTGACGCGGACAAGGAAGGCTTCCTCCGCTCACAAGGCTCACTTATCCAAACCATCGGGCGCGCCGCGCGTCACCTGGAAGGCCGCGCGATCCTCTACGCGGATAAGATGACGGACTCCATGCGTCGCGCCATCGACGAGACCGACCGCCGCCGCGCGACGCAGGTCGCGTACAACGAAGAGCACGGCATTACGCCCAAGTCCGTCATTCGCCCCATCGGCGACGCGCTTGCCGGCATCATCGATGCTGACTACGCGGACATCACGATGGAGTCCGACGGCCTGCCCGAGTTCGCCACACAACAGGAACTCGACAAATACATCTCTGGCCTCGAATCCGATATGCGCGAAGCCGCCAAGAAATTCGAGTTCGAAAAAGCAGCCAAACTACGAGACACCGTCAAAGAGCTTAGGACGAAGGAGTTTCTTTTCGCGTAA
- a CDS encoding glutamine synthetase family protein, which produces MSGQYRDFLELPYEELEELNLAAKEQRKNRVAPDKIQEERLKYLTDTKGIKAVTVVFSDLEGRLHMLDYDKKFLIGSYDNLTFDGSSIRGFTAQRESDLRLAIDWSAFYWTPADVFGAGKVLVFGEVIDKNGGHYAADLRGVLKAYAKEQFETNGYTLNAANEVEGFLFEGVEAERNYHLTGTFEYANSGGYYHSLPGDPLREFIDTTAEVQRAMGFENEKDHPEVAPSQFEINYTYGEVVAAGDQIQLYKLICRQVATQMGMTASFLPKPVVGVNGSGMHTNVSITKDKKNLFWDPKGQEKISPMAWEFVDRILTHGKDICLLMNASVNAFRRLDPHFEAPNQIKASATDRGSMIRIPIGNEKSARVEVRSVGPDANPYAVLYAVFKSGLDGETAQIENLRQAERYLPDNIYTAIEDFRSSEWTTKIFGDDVKGRYADLKQASADRCARLLGTIVKPSEVQFHHDVYNQLLWGQF; this is translated from the coding sequence ATGTCAGGCCAATATCGTGATTTCCTCGAACTGCCCTATGAAGAGCTGGAAGAGCTCAACCTTGCGGCGAAAGAACAGCGCAAGAACCGTGTTGCACCCGACAAGATTCAGGAAGAACGCCTGAAATACCTGACGGACACGAAGGGCATCAAGGCTGTAACGGTCGTCTTCAGCGATCTTGAAGGCCGTCTGCACATGCTCGACTATGACAAAAAGTTCCTCATTGGCAGTTATGACAACCTGACCTTCGATGGATCGTCGATCCGCGGCTTTACGGCGCAGCGCGAGAGCGATCTTCGCCTGGCGATCGACTGGTCGGCCTTCTACTGGACTCCCGCAGACGTCTTTGGCGCGGGCAAGGTTCTTGTCTTCGGCGAAGTGATCGACAAGAACGGCGGACACTACGCTGCCGATCTCCGTGGCGTTCTGAAGGCATATGCCAAGGAGCAGTTTGAGACCAACGGTTACACGCTCAACGCTGCGAACGAAGTAGAAGGTTTTCTCTTTGAGGGAGTGGAGGCGGAGCGCAACTACCATCTCACAGGCACCTTTGAGTACGCAAACTCCGGTGGTTATTATCACTCGCTGCCGGGCGATCCGCTCCGCGAGTTCATCGACACGACTGCCGAAGTGCAGCGCGCGATGGGTTTTGAGAATGAGAAAGATCACCCCGAAGTGGCACCGTCGCAGTTTGAGATCAACTACACCTACGGTGAAGTGGTTGCGGCAGGCGATCAGATCCAGCTGTACAAGCTGATCTGTCGCCAGGTCGCAACGCAAATGGGCATGACGGCAAGCTTCCTGCCGAAGCCTGTGGTAGGTGTGAACGGCAGCGGTATGCACACCAACGTTTCGATCACCAAGGACAAGAAGAACCTCTTCTGGGATCCGAAGGGCCAGGAGAAGATCTCTCCGATGGCTTGGGAGTTTGTGGATCGCATTCTCACGCATGGAAAAGATATTTGCCTGCTGATGAATGCCAGCGTGAATGCCTTCCGTCGTTTGGATCCGCACTTTGAAGCGCCGAACCAGATCAAGGCTTCGGCGACGGATCGTGGATCGATGATTCGCATTCCGATCGGTAATGAGAAGAGCGCGCGCGTTGAGGTCCGTTCGGTTGGACCGGATGCGAATCCCTATGCGGTTCTGTACGCGGTCTTCAAGAGCGGTTTGGATGGCGAGACGGCACAGATCGAAAATCTGCGCCAGGCTGAGCGGTATCTGCCGGACAACATCTACACGGCGATTGAAGACTTCCGCTCGTCTGAGTGGACAACGAAGATCTTCGGTGACGATGTGAAAGGCCGCTATGCGGACCTGAAGCAGGCTTCCGCCGATCGTTGCGCACGGCTGCTCGGAACGATTGTGAAGCCGAGCGAAGTGCAGTTCCACCACGACGTGTATAACCAGCTGCTCTGGGGACAGTTCTAG
- a CDS encoding Ig-like domain repeat protein, translating to MLIASLCALAWRSARAQAPDLVITPSATLAPIAASDVLKPAGMAYDSAGNLYVADARGHVIRRLSTTGTWTTVAGDGRQGFAGDGGPAISAELDTPMGIAVSAEGTLWIADAHNHRVRLVSPNGIISTIAGSSGSGTVLRQPVALAFDVDGALYIADAADHRIRRVDENGSISTVAGTGDQGYSGDEGPAILARIDSPSSLAFDAAGRLLFADRRNHRIRRVDVDGTVHTVAGDGSASGEGDGMAVHTPLAMPRGVSVDADGNLFVADTKSQRILVVEDNGAVGIAVGNGEQAASIAQGSVRDVALNAPRSIALNQAGVMAIGGDASNHLSMASAAPMDFGTVIVGSSSPSQTLAFMNRGDAQLRLDAVTTPNGFDVTDVSCGAFPVAIASGGRCVMSIVFHPGSSGGYVGKIVVTGNVPAQTIAVAGLGSASQGSLVSTTTTLDAGGTVVYTNAPISLTAQVLAADAGAPTGIITFYDGQTPLSIVKVVNGSAVYRGTALTAGVHLLSAVYNGDATYAGSRSVVINVTASVAADFSLALATGSIDGSSQTITAGQSALYQLTLTPLNGAFTQLVTLSATGLPAGAVASFDPPTLVPGSAPSTILLTVKTVAHTARFAAGGAVVAFCFGFAFLRLKRKRRIFPLALASLLFAVGCGGGYRSGTGDTTSSAGVPYAITITATAPGTNGAAVVHSIVVTLIVR from the coding sequence ATGTTGATTGCCTCTCTGTGCGCTTTGGCATGGCGGAGTGCACGGGCGCAAGCGCCGGACTTGGTGATCACACCGAGTGCGACCCTCGCTCCAATTGCGGCTTCGGATGTTTTGAAGCCTGCTGGTATGGCTTACGATTCCGCAGGCAATCTCTATGTCGCCGATGCACGTGGCCATGTGATTCGTCGGCTTTCTACAACTGGGACGTGGACGACGGTTGCTGGGGATGGACGTCAGGGCTTTGCGGGAGATGGTGGGCCTGCTATCTCTGCGGAACTTGATACGCCCATGGGGATTGCCGTCAGCGCGGAGGGGACTCTCTGGATTGCGGATGCGCACAACCACAGGGTGCGACTGGTTTCGCCGAACGGAATCATTTCGACCATCGCTGGATCGAGTGGGAGCGGAACTGTTTTGCGACAGCCCGTTGCGCTGGCTTTTGATGTCGATGGTGCGCTGTATATCGCTGACGCAGCCGACCATCGCATTCGACGTGTCGATGAGAATGGAAGTATTTCGACTGTTGCGGGGACCGGAGACCAGGGATATTCGGGCGATGAAGGTCCTGCGATATTGGCTCGAATTGATTCGCCTAGTTCATTGGCGTTCGATGCGGCGGGACGTCTGCTTTTTGCGGATCGAAGAAATCATCGGATTCGGCGCGTGGATGTAGATGGAACGGTTCATACGGTGGCGGGCGATGGATCGGCAAGTGGTGAAGGCGATGGAATGGCAGTTCACACGCCCTTGGCGATGCCGCGTGGAGTCAGCGTGGATGCGGATGGAAATCTCTTCGTTGCGGATACGAAGTCGCAGCGAATTCTGGTCGTCGAAGACAACGGTGCAGTCGGAATAGCAGTGGGCAATGGTGAGCAGGCTGCAAGCATTGCGCAGGGGAGTGTGCGGGATGTCGCTCTGAATGCGCCTCGGAGCATTGCTTTGAATCAGGCCGGAGTCATGGCCATTGGTGGCGATGCTTCGAACCATCTTTCGATGGCCTCTGCTGCCCCGATGGACTTCGGAACCGTGATCGTAGGTAGTTCGAGTCCATCACAGACTCTAGCTTTTATGAATCGCGGAGACGCCCAGTTACGTCTTGATGCGGTGACGACTCCCAATGGATTCGACGTGACGGATGTGAGCTGCGGGGCTTTTCCCGTCGCGATTGCATCGGGTGGTCGATGCGTGATGTCGATCGTGTTTCACCCGGGTAGCTCTGGTGGATACGTAGGAAAGATCGTTGTGACGGGGAACGTGCCCGCGCAGACCATTGCGGTGGCGGGATTGGGATCTGCATCGCAGGGTTCGCTCGTTTCTACGACCACAACATTGGATGCGGGAGGCACCGTCGTTTACACCAACGCCCCGATCTCTCTGACTGCACAGGTGCTAGCTGCGGATGCCGGAGCTCCGACGGGCATCATTACCTTTTACGATGGCCAGACACCGCTGAGTATTGTGAAGGTTGTCAACGGATCGGCTGTCTATCGCGGAACCGCCCTGACGGCAGGCGTGCACTTGCTCTCTGCGGTCTATAACGGAGATGCAACGTATGCGGGAAGTAGATCCGTTGTAATCAACGTTACGGCGAGTGTAGCTGCTGATTTCAGTCTTGCTCTTGCGACCGGATCAATTGACGGTTCCTCGCAGACGATCACCGCTGGACAGAGCGCGCTCTATCAACTGACACTCACTCCTCTGAACGGTGCGTTTACACAATTGGTGACGCTTTCCGCAACCGGGCTTCCGGCAGGAGCTGTTGCCAGCTTCGACCCTCCGACACTTGTGCCCGGTTCCGCGCCTTCCACCATTCTGCTGACGGTGAAGACTGTGGCGCATACCGCACGCTTCGCAGCGGGCGGAGCAGTGGTTGCGTTTTGTTTTGGCTTTGCCTTTCTACGCTTGAAGAGGAAGAGAAGGATTTTCCCCCTCGCTCTTGCATCGTTGCTTTTTGCAGTGGGGTGTGGCGGAGGATATAGGAGCGGAACAGGTGATACGACGTCTTCGGCCGGAGTTCCTTACGCCATAACAATTACTGCGACCGCTCCGGGAACGAATGGAGCGGCGGTTGTTCATTCCATAGTTGTTACTTTGATTGTTCGGTGA
- a CDS encoding pyruvoyl-dependent arginine decarboxylase translates to MNMVPKRLFFTKGVGKHKERLTSFEMALRDAGIAAQNLVRVSSIFPPQCKMITRKEGLKFLNPGEVVFAVVAENSTREAHRLVVSSIGVAIPTDRNTYGYLSEHHSFGETEEQAGDYAEELAAEMLATTLDVDFDPDKSWDEKKEIYRISNKIVRTANVTQSAIGDKNGKWTTTIAAAILIFDDDEK, encoded by the coding sequence ATGAACATGGTTCCCAAACGCCTTTTTTTCACCAAGGGCGTGGGCAAGCACAAAGAACGTTTGACGTCGTTTGAGATGGCACTTCGCGACGCCGGTATCGCCGCACAGAATCTTGTACGCGTCTCCTCCATCTTTCCGCCGCAATGCAAGATGATCACGCGCAAAGAGGGTCTCAAGTTCCTGAACCCCGGCGAAGTCGTTTTCGCAGTTGTCGCAGAGAACTCCACCCGCGAAGCGCATCGCCTCGTCGTCTCCTCGATTGGCGTTGCCATCCCCACGGATCGCAACACCTATGGCTACCTATCGGAGCATCACAGCTTTGGTGAAACCGAAGAACAGGCCGGTGATTACGCCGAAGAGCTCGCTGCGGAGATGCTCGCGACCACTCTTGACGTGGACTTCGACCCTGACAAAAGCTGGGACGAAAAGAAGGAGATCTACCGCATCTCCAACAAGATTGTCCGCACAGCCAACGTCACTCAGTCCGCCATCGGCGATAAGAATGGCAAGTGGACCACCACCATCGCCGCTGCCATCCTCATCTTCGACGACGACGAAAAGTAG
- a CDS encoding outer membrane protein produces the protein MRVEAQAVLQQERPLNIGLGYVGTLSNAPPGTCGCFVLSGGFADVELPLPHRWSAVMELSGGHAGRVAGTSRGLSVVTLLAGPRWRQSSGARWSFYGEGLFGVARGFDAVFQSGTAFNDTATAFAFEAGGGVDLRLRKTVSVRFVRLDYLQSALPNGVDDRQRNLRFGSGVVFHFDTSGLHR, from the coding sequence ATGAGAGTTGAAGCGCAGGCTGTATTGCAGCAAGAACGGCCACTTAATATTGGCCTTGGCTACGTAGGAACGCTTTCGAATGCGCCACCGGGGACCTGTGGATGCTTCGTTCTAAGTGGCGGCTTTGCAGATGTGGAGCTGCCTCTGCCTCATCGATGGAGCGCGGTCATGGAGTTGTCTGGTGGCCATGCTGGTAGGGTTGCCGGTACATCGCGTGGACTTTCGGTCGTGACACTGCTTGCCGGTCCTCGCTGGAGGCAGTCTTCAGGTGCGCGTTGGTCCTTCTACGGAGAGGGACTCTTCGGTGTAGCACGAGGCTTCGACGCTGTCTTTCAGAGTGGTACAGCGTTCAACGATACGGCGACTGCATTTGCTTTCGAGGCGGGTGGCGGTGTGGACTTGCGTTTGCGGAAGACGGTCAGTGTGCGCTTCGTCCGTCTTGATTATTTACAAAGTGCACTTCCCAATGGGGTGGATGATCGGCAGAGGAACCTGCGTTTTGGGAGTGGTGTTGTGTTTCACTTCGACACTTCAGGGCTGCACAGGTAA
- a CDS encoding SDR family oxidoreductase, whose product MPIVIERFTVDLGLKDKVIVVTGGASGIGEAITRASLAEGAFVVVLTRMTPRAEAVATEMKSSGAKFRLIEVELADPAHCRAAVESIVSVEGGIYALVNNAGTNDGIGLANGDPEKFMESLRYNLLHSYALAQAALPALRISKGNILNIASKVAMTGQGGTSAYAAAKGALLALTREWAAELLSDGIRVNSVVPAEVMTPQYENWVKTLGDGQAKVREIESRIPLGHRMTTPAEIAAMAVFLMSNKQSGHTTGQNILVDGGYVHLDRALA is encoded by the coding sequence GTGCCCATTGTTATTGAAAGGTTCACTGTGGATCTGGGGTTGAAGGACAAGGTGATCGTGGTGACGGGCGGCGCTTCGGGCATCGGCGAGGCGATTACGCGTGCTTCTCTGGCGGAAGGCGCTTTTGTTGTTGTGTTGACGCGGATGACTCCGAGGGCGGAGGCGGTGGCTACCGAGATGAAATCTTCCGGGGCCAAGTTTCGGCTGATTGAGGTAGAACTGGCTGACCCGGCCCATTGTCGCGCGGCGGTAGAGAGCATCGTGTCAGTGGAAGGCGGCATTTACGCTCTTGTGAACAATGCCGGGACGAATGACGGAATTGGATTGGCGAACGGTGATCCAGAAAAATTTATGGAGAGCCTGCGCTACAACCTTCTGCATAGCTATGCGCTGGCACAAGCTGCTTTACCCGCGCTGCGGATCTCGAAAGGCAACATCCTGAATATCGCGTCGAAGGTTGCGATGACGGGACAGGGTGGTACATCAGCTTACGCAGCGGCGAAGGGTGCGCTTCTGGCGCTCACGCGGGAGTGGGCTGCGGAGTTATTGAGTGATGGCATTCGTGTGAACTCGGTTGTGCCTGCGGAGGTGATGACGCCGCAGTATGAGAACTGGGTGAAGACGCTGGGTGATGGACAGGCCAAGGTGCGCGAGATCGAATCGCGCATTCCCTTGGGTCACCGTATGACGACTCCCGCTGAGATCGCGGCGATGGCGGTCTTCCTGATGTCGAATAAGCAGTCGGGGCACACGACGGGGCAGAACATACTGGTGGACGGCGGATACGTGCATCTTGACAGGGCACTTGCATAG
- a CDS encoding carbon-nitrogen hydrolase: MNENKTRVALIQMSCDADTKLNLEKAAERIYGAAAQGAQIVCLPELFRAQYFCQREDHSLFDITESIPGPSTDVLTKVAQETGTVIVASLFERRAPGLYHNTAVTIEKDGSITDMYRKMHIPDDPLYYEKFYFTPGDLGFKATQTSAGKIGTLVCWDQWYPEGARVTALKGAETLFFPTAIGWHPSEKEEFGTAQYDAWQTTQRAHAISNGVWVCAVNRVGHEHGDVLHNGVMMKGPEGAGIEFWGGSFIADPFGRIIARASHDKEEILLADLDSKLVEITRQHWPFLRDRRIDAYEGITKRFLD, from the coding sequence ATGAATGAAAACAAGACCCGTGTCGCGCTCATCCAGATGTCCTGCGACGCCGACACCAAGCTGAACCTTGAGAAGGCCGCAGAACGCATCTATGGAGCCGCCGCCCAGGGCGCACAGATCGTCTGTCTGCCGGAGCTCTTCCGCGCTCAATACTTCTGCCAGCGCGAAGACCACTCCCTCTTCGACATCACGGAGTCCATTCCCGGCCCCTCCACCGACGTCCTGACCAAAGTCGCACAGGAGACCGGCACCGTCATCGTCGCTTCCCTCTTCGAACGCCGCGCCCCAGGCCTTTATCACAACACTGCAGTGACCATCGAAAAAGACGGCTCCATCACGGACATGTATCGCAAGATGCACATCCCCGACGACCCGCTCTATTACGAGAAGTTCTACTTCACCCCCGGGGATCTCGGCTTCAAAGCCACACAGACCTCAGCCGGAAAAATCGGCACGCTTGTCTGCTGGGACCAGTGGTACCCCGAAGGCGCGCGCGTCACCGCCCTCAAAGGTGCGGAGACCCTCTTTTTTCCCACCGCAATCGGTTGGCACCCCAGCGAGAAAGAGGAGTTCGGAACCGCGCAGTACGACGCTTGGCAGACCACGCAGCGTGCTCACGCCATCAGCAACGGAGTTTGGGTCTGCGCCGTTAACCGAGTGGGCCACGAGCATGGCGACGTCCTCCACAACGGCGTCATGATGAAAGGCCCCGAAGGCGCAGGGATCGAGTTTTGGGGGGGCAGCTTCATCGCAGACCCCTTCGGTCGCATCATCGCCCGGGCCTCACATGACAAGGAAGAGATTCTCCTCGCCGACCTCGACAGCAAGCTCGTCGAGATCACACGGCAGCACTGGCCCTTCCTCCGCGATCGTCGCATCGATGCTTACGAAGGGATCACCAAGCGGTTCCTCGATTAG